The Mesorhizobium sp. NBSH29 genome has a segment encoding these proteins:
- a CDS encoding ATP-binding protein: MSELLRSTLGEQIRMETVLASGLWKAVADANQLENAVLNLAVNARDAMPSGGRLTVETANTHIDDVYAAEHGVNSGQYVLIAVSDTGAGMPPEVIEKAFEPFFTTKGVGKGTGLGLSQVFGFVKQSGGHIKIYSEIGQGTAIKIYLPRSYSAGQAVRREAANGTPTGNEIVLVVEDDASVRSLTVQMLTELGYTVRAAEGGAEGLHLLAENPDIHLLLTDVVMPDMNGRQLADAARKAKPDLKVLFTTGYTSNAVVHNGVLDQDAPMLQKPATLQQLAQKVRSVLDASK; this comes from the coding sequence ATGTCTGAATTGCTGCGCAGCACCCTTGGCGAGCAAATCCGGATGGAGACGGTATTGGCCTCCGGTCTATGGAAAGCGGTGGCTGATGCAAACCAGCTAGAAAACGCGGTGTTGAACCTTGCTGTCAACGCCCGAGATGCAATGCCCTCCGGCGGGAGGCTGACGGTTGAAACTGCCAATACGCATATCGATGATGTCTATGCGGCCGAACATGGCGTGAACTCCGGCCAGTACGTCCTGATCGCGGTAAGCGATACAGGGGCAGGCATGCCTCCCGAAGTCATCGAAAAGGCGTTTGAACCTTTCTTCACAACAAAGGGCGTAGGCAAGGGAACAGGATTGGGACTGAGCCAGGTTTTCGGGTTCGTTAAACAGTCTGGTGGACACATAAAAATCTATTCCGAAATTGGACAGGGCACGGCGATAAAAATTTACCTGCCACGCAGCTATAGCGCCGGCCAAGCTGTTCGACGAGAAGCGGCAAACGGCACTCCTACGGGAAATGAGATCGTGCTCGTCGTTGAAGACGATGCCAGCGTGCGCTCGTTGACCGTGCAGATGCTGACCGAACTTGGCTACACGGTGCGGGCGGCCGAGGGGGGAGCCGAAGGCTTGCATCTTCTCGCCGAAAATCCCGACATCCACCTGCTGCTGACCGATGTTGTGATGCCGGATATGAATGGACGACAGCTGGCTGATGCAGCACGCAAGGCAAAGCCCGACCTCAAGGTCCTGTTCACCACCGGATATACGTCAAATGCTGTCGTGCACAACGGCGTGCTCGATCAAGACGCGCCGATGTTACAAAAGCCGGCCACACTGCAGCAACTCGCTCAGAAAGTCCGTTCAGTGCTAGACGCGAGCAAATAG
- a CDS encoding autotransporter domain-containing protein, whose product MPTAADFTNIDNSTFNPTVVNGANANALILFVGRTAGSNGTLTISGGGTVSDSQGVIGNQIGSKGTVNVTGLGSAWNHLFDLYIANGGVGTMNIANNASVSNINASISDISTASGLVEVSSGGVWTNTGILTVGNGGNALLDVNTGGKVTNTAAYVGQSAGSHGEVIVQGVGSDWTSSGSVTVGEDGSGIVSILNAATAKAASAILGTHAGSSGEVHVDGSGSKWTLTGDLTAGKAGVGYVYVNGGTMTAVKGLFGVDSGSYGTAEVSGLNSKLDFSGDLTLGVDSNALLNINQGGVVTNKIATLGLNSDSNGSVKIDGVDSQWTSTQTIVGMSGTGVVGITNGGKAISNSAVIGNQTGSHGEAVIDGSGSNWKTFSMLVGGSGTGYLTISNKGSANAADVYVAFNGGEGYATVRDVGSLWTVTGHVHVGNNGKGVLNVLNGGVVQSVTGSLGRNVDGDGTAIVAGTGSAWMNSSGFTVGGNGAGSLTISNGGLVSALESFVGEGVGSTGVANVDGPNSLWANSGNLSIGSSGAGAVTITNGGEITSKTGFIGLDEKSEGQLTIDGAGSGWTNATDLSIGFKGNAVATVLNGGTLSSQNTSLGVFDTGDGTVTIRGTGSLWATANWLTIGETGRGTAEILAGAQATSKVTYLGSSITGTGQVRVDGAGSAFSNTSGILVGGLGKGTLDITNGGVVTNGASYVALGAASLGTVTVDGVGSVFATTGDLTLALSGDGAITAANGGSVTTGGTTQLAGSAGSRANLSIGGAVGAAATGAGKFSSAGLVFGAGDGSINFNHTDSNYAFGTVLTGSGTLNQVSGNTDFTSASDAFTGMVNVSGGRLAVNGSLANGIVSIAGGTLGGNGTVGGIAAKSGGIIAPGNSIGTLNVAGNVTQAAGSVYQVEVTSTGTSDLIHATGTATLDPGALLEVTKLDSAPYVDGTRYTILQADGGVSGTYTLTGTAFLHLVDSYDANHAYLDVVTKSFGSVGVTPNQIATATAVEALGAGNPVFDAVLASPDEAAAQYAFDQLSGEVHASMQAAMIDDSRFLRDAVNDRLRSAFAGTGTWGRGFGAFGDWDGNGNAAELSRNIGGFFAGADGTLGEGWNVGLTAGYSHASFDVEARGSSAGSDDYHVGTYAGKELGHLALRSGLAYSWHEISTSRDVALPGYADRFEADYSAATTQAFGEVAFKVDAGQIAFEPFANLAYVHLSTDGFTEKGGAGALSVASDGLDTTFTTLGLRASTRIAMENAKSLNLHGMVGWRHAFGDVTAGTTMSFTGTPSFGIAGVPIAGDTALIDIGIGLALTSSATLDLTYGGQFGSGVTDQSIQGSFNVKF is encoded by the coding sequence GTGCCTACAGCCGCAGATTTCACCAACATCGACAACTCGACATTTAATCCCACCGTGGTCAACGGCGCGAACGCCAATGCTCTGATCCTTTTCGTAGGCAGAACCGCGGGTAGCAATGGCACGCTTACCATTTCTGGCGGAGGGACGGTGAGCGATAGCCAGGGTGTGATCGGCAACCAGATTGGATCCAAGGGCACAGTAAACGTAACAGGGCTGGGCTCTGCCTGGAATCATCTTTTTGATCTTTATATTGCCAACGGCGGAGTTGGCACCATGAACATCGCCAACAACGCGTCGGTCAGCAACATCAACGCATCGATTTCCGATATTTCAACAGCGTCGGGCTTGGTTGAAGTCAGTTCGGGTGGTGTCTGGACAAACACCGGGATTCTGACAGTGGGCAACGGCGGCAATGCCCTGTTGGATGTGAACACCGGTGGCAAGGTCACAAATACAGCTGCTTATGTCGGGCAGTCAGCAGGCTCTCACGGCGAAGTAATTGTCCAGGGAGTGGGATCTGACTGGACCAGTTCAGGAAGCGTGACGGTTGGTGAGGACGGAAGCGGCATTGTATCCATATTGAACGCCGCGACCGCAAAAGCCGCCTCTGCTATCCTCGGTACCCATGCGGGCAGCAGCGGCGAGGTCCACGTGGACGGTTCTGGCTCTAAATGGACACTTACGGGGGATCTGACCGCTGGCAAGGCAGGCGTTGGCTACGTCTATGTCAACGGTGGCACCATGACAGCTGTCAAAGGCCTCTTTGGGGTGGACTCGGGAAGTTATGGAACGGCTGAAGTGAGCGGCCTCAACTCGAAGCTGGACTTTAGCGGTGATCTAACTTTGGGCGTGGATTCCAACGCTTTGCTGAATATCAACCAGGGAGGGGTTGTCACAAACAAGATTGCAACGCTGGGCTTGAACTCAGACTCGAATGGGAGCGTCAAGATTGATGGCGTGGACTCCCAATGGACCAGCACGCAAACGATTGTCGGCATGTCAGGCACGGGCGTCGTGGGGATCACGAACGGCGGCAAGGCGATCAGCAACAGCGCCGTAATCGGTAATCAAACGGGTTCCCACGGTGAAGCAGTCATCGACGGGTCCGGATCGAACTGGAAAACATTCTCCATGCTCGTGGGAGGAAGTGGCACCGGCTATTTGACTATTTCAAATAAGGGCAGTGCGAATGCGGCCGACGTCTATGTGGCTTTCAACGGTGGTGAAGGCTACGCCACAGTGCGCGACGTCGGCTCCCTCTGGACCGTTACCGGCCACGTCCATGTAGGCAACAACGGAAAGGGCGTTCTCAATGTCCTGAATGGCGGTGTGGTACAGAGCGTGACAGGCAGCCTCGGTCGAAATGTCGACGGGGATGGCACCGCGATTGTCGCCGGCACGGGCTCTGCATGGATGAACAGCAGTGGTTTTACTGTTGGCGGCAACGGCGCGGGATCACTCACCATCTCAAATGGTGGTCTTGTTTCCGCGCTTGAAAGTTTCGTTGGCGAAGGCGTCGGCAGCACCGGCGTCGCCAATGTGGATGGTCCAAACTCGCTTTGGGCAAACAGTGGTAACCTCAGCATTGGTTCCAGTGGCGCAGGTGCGGTTACTATCACCAATGGCGGGGAGATTACTTCCAAGACAGGGTTCATAGGACTGGATGAAAAGTCGGAAGGTCAGCTCACCATAGACGGTGCGGGATCCGGTTGGACAAATGCCACCGATCTCAGCATTGGCTTCAAGGGCAACGCCGTTGCGACTGTCTTGAATGGTGGAACTCTGTCCAGCCAGAATACGTCCCTGGGCGTTTTTGACACAGGTGACGGCACAGTGACCATCAGAGGGACTGGTTCGCTCTGGGCCACGGCCAACTGGCTTACCATCGGAGAGACTGGCCGCGGAACGGCAGAAATTCTTGCCGGTGCACAGGCCACCTCAAAGGTCACGTATCTCGGTTCAAGCATCACCGGAACAGGTCAGGTGCGCGTCGATGGTGCAGGAAGCGCCTTCTCCAATACGAGCGGCATACTGGTCGGCGGACTTGGCAAAGGCACGCTTGATATCACCAATGGAGGTGTCGTGACCAATGGTGCCAGCTATGTCGCATTGGGGGCAGCGTCCCTCGGAACCGTCACTGTTGACGGTGTCGGATCTGTGTTCGCAACAACGGGCGACCTGACACTGGCGCTTTCTGGCGATGGCGCGATCACCGCTGCCAATGGCGGTAGCGTAACAACGGGGGGCACCACCCAATTAGCGGGAAGCGCAGGTTCTCGTGCCAACCTCAGCATCGGTGGCGCGGTGGGCGCGGCTGCCACTGGCGCCGGCAAATTCTCGTCTGCAGGCCTGGTTTTCGGTGCTGGCGATGGTTCGATAAACTTCAACCACACCGACTCCAACTATGCCTTTGGCACGGTCCTCACAGGCTCCGGCACGCTCAACCAGGTTTCCGGCAATACCGACTTCACCAGTGCGTCGGATGCGTTCACAGGCATGGTCAATGTCAGCGGTGGTCGTCTTGCCGTCAACGGATCGCTCGCCAACGGCATCGTCTCGATCGCAGGCGGCACGCTTGGTGGAAATGGTACAGTAGGCGGCATCGCGGCAAAGTCGGGCGGCATCATTGCGCCCGGAAATTCCATTGGAACGTTGAATGTCGCTGGCAATGTCACGCAGGCAGCAGGTTCGGTCTATCAGGTTGAAGTTACCTCGACAGGCACCTCAGATCTCATTCACGCGACGGGAACGGCAACACTTGATCCGGGTGCTCTGCTTGAAGTCACCAAGCTGGACAGCGCTCCCTATGTGGATGGAACGCGCTACACGATCCTGCAGGCCGACGGCGGCGTGTCGGGAACCTATACGCTGACGGGAACAGCCTTCCTGCACCTAGTTGACAGCTATGATGCCAACCATGCGTACCTTGACGTCGTCACAAAGAGTTTTGGCTCTGTTGGAGTAACGCCAAACCAGATCGCAACCGCGACTGCGGTGGAAGCATTGGGAGCCGGCAACCCGGTGTTTGACGCGGTGCTTGCATCGCCGGATGAGGCAGCAGCCCAATATGCATTCGATCAACTCTCCGGAGAAGTGCACGCCTCGATGCAGGCAGCGATGATCGACGACAGCCGCTTCCTGCGCGATGCTGTAAATGATCGCCTGCGCTCGGCCTTTGCCGGTACGGGTACCTGGGGACGTGGCTTCGGTGCCTTCGGCGACTGGGATGGCAATGGCAACGCCGCCGAACTGAGCCGCAACATTGGCGGCTTCTTCGCAGGCGCCGACGGTACGCTGGGTGAGGGCTGGAATGTGGGTCTGACTGCCGGCTACAGCCATGCAAGCTTTGACGTGGAAGCGCGCGGTTCCTCGGCCGGCAGCGATGACTACCACGTTGGCACTTATGCCGGCAAAGAGCTTGGCCACCTCGCACTGCGCTCTGGTTTAGCCTATAGCTGGCACGAAATTTCCACGAGCCGCGACGTCGCGCTGCCGGGCTATGCCGACCGCTTCGAGGCAGATTACAGCGCTGCTACCACGCAGGCATTCGGTGAAGTAGCGTTCAAGGTCGACGCAGGGCAGATCGCGTTCGAACCGTTTGCCAACCTTGCCTATGTCCATCTTTCGACCGATGGCTTTACCGAGAAAGGAGGCGCTGGCGCCTTGTCTGTTGCATCAGATGGGCTGGACACCACCTTCACCACGCTGGGCCTGCGCGCCTCCACCAGGATTGCGATGGAAAATGCCAAATCACTCAACCTTCACGGTATGGTCGGCTGGCGTCACGCATTCGGCGATGTCACGGCCGGCACCACGATGTCCTTTACCGGAACCCCAAGCTTCGGCATTGCTGGCGTACCGATTGCCGGAGACACCGCGCTCATCGACATCGGCATCGGGCTGGCGCTCACGTCGAGCGCAACGTTGGACCTGACCTACGGCGGCCAGTTCGGTTCCGGCGTCACCGACCAAAGCATTCAGGGCAGCTTCAACGTAAAGTTCTGA